From one Thamnophis elegans isolate rThaEle1 chromosome 7, rThaEle1.pri, whole genome shotgun sequence genomic stretch:
- the LOC116511685 gene encoding phospholipase A2 inhibitor and Ly6/PLAUR domain-containing protein-like produces MQACLCFGLLSALIASGIALKCEVCIGQGHNCSGNIEVCPPEHFCGITAFESVLEELQAQGIIKSCVPSSVCEGGSAHINLGKKGRSRTSVFCCKHDVCNTDFPVKMPELDTKVNGLRCPACYASFPESCKDDTVDCVGSESQCIDLAGYIDFDETSTKVAMKGCTTHAVCDATIGGAATFSQATSAITSLECMPASSTASRSPGPTGLFFLVMMGFLRLQLGS; encoded by the exons ATGCAGGCTTGCCTCTGTTTTGGCCTCCTCTCAGCACTGATAGCCAGTG GTATTGCTCTGAAATGTGAAGTTTGCATCGGTCAAGGTCACAACTGTTCCGGTAACATAGAAGTATGTCCTCCAGAACATTTTTGTGGTATTACTGCATTTGAAAGTGTATTGG AAGAACTTCAGGCTCAGGGGATTATTAAAAGCTGTGTTCCATCAAGTGTCTGTGAAGGTGGTTCTGCTCACATTAATCTGGGTAAAAAAGGAAGATCAAGGACAAGTGTTTTTTGCTGTAAGCACGATGTCTGCAATACAGATTTTCCAGTCAAAA TGCCAGAACTAGATACCAAGGTCAATGGTCTTCGGTGCCCAGCCTGCTATGCTTCATTTCCTGAATCTTGTAAGGATGACACTGTTGATTGTGTTGGATCGGAGTCTCAGTGCATTGATTTGGCTGGATACATAGATTTTG ATGAAACATCTACAAAAGTTGCCATGAAGGGCTGCACTACCCATGCTGTCTGTGATGCTACCATTGGAGGTGCGGCAACATTTAGCCAGGCCACTTCAGCAATCACCAGCCTTGAATGCATGCCAGCCAGTAGCACTGCCAGCAGGTCTCCTGGACCAACAGGACTCTTCTTTTTAGTCATGATGGGCTTCCTGAGGCTTCAGCTCGGATCCTAA